From the genome of Impatiens glandulifera chromosome 9, dImpGla2.1, whole genome shotgun sequence, one region includes:
- the LOC124914615 gene encoding protein DA1-related 1-like, with product MSNKDNCIMGWISKIFKGSSHHKGHYHGRYGDDNVWEGHSASGDVLSDFDKEEIECAIAISLVEEDQKGKKVMIDDEESEEELESHLHVEEDQSHTHVEEDEPRGESESHTHVEEDETPKSSSQSHWHIEEDEQLAKAIQESLNMESSPPSYDHGNHFPPFPYFNPSEYRICAGCRAEIGHGRFLSCMGGVWHPECFRCHGCSQPISDYEFSMSENHPYHKSCYKEKHHPKCDVCNNFIPTNAAGLIEYRAHPFWLQKYCPSHEHDGTPRCCSCERMEPIDTRYLVLDDGRKLCLECLDSSIMDTHECQPLYLEIQEFYEGLNMKVEQQVPMLLVERQALNEAMEGEKKGHHHLPETRGLCLSEEQVVSTISKRPKIGGYKIIDMFTEPYRLTRRCEVTAILVLYGLPRLLTGSILAHEMMHAWLRLKGFQNLTPDIEEGICQVLAHMWLDSEILAGSGSGSSGSASTSTSTSTASSSSSLSTSLASTSSSDTMSSKKGKRSQFERKLGEFFKHQIEADTSEAYGDGFRSGNQAVLKYGLRRTLDHIQLTASFPL from the exons ATGAGCAACAAAGACAATTGCATTATGGGTTGGATAAGCAAAATCTTTAAAGGTTCCAGCCATCATAAAGGACATTATCATGGCAGGTATGGCGATGACAACGTTTGGGAGGGTCATTCTGCTTCCGGG GATGTTTTGTCCGATTTTGACAAGGAAGAAATTGAATGTGCTATAGCAATCTCTCTCGTTGAAGAAGATCAGAAAGGCAAAAAGGTTATGATAG ATGATGAAGAATCTGAAGAGGAACTTGAATCTCACCTGCACGTTGAGGAAGATCAATCTCATACACATGTTGAGGAAGATGAACCTCGTGGGGAAAGTGAATCTCATACACATGTTGAGGAAGATGAAACTCCAAAGAGTAGTAGTCAATCTCATTGGCATatagaagaagatgaacaacTTGCTAAGGCAATTCAAGAAAGTTTGAATATGGAATCTTCTCCACCTAGTTATGATCATGGGAATCATTTTCCACCTTTTCCATATTTTAATCCTTCCGAATACAG GATCTGTGCTGGGTGTCGGGCTGAGATTGGCCATGGACGCTTTCTAAGTTGCATGGGAGGTGTTTGGCATCCTGAATGTTTTCGATGCCATGGTTGCAGTCAACCTATTTCAGATTATGAG TTTTCTATGTCGGAGAATCATCCCTACCACAAATCCTGCTACAAGGAGAAGCACCACCCGAAATGTGATGTCTGTAACAACTTT ATCCCAACAAATGCAGCCGGTTTAATAGAGTATAGAGCACATCCTTTCTGGCTACAGAAATACTGTCCTTCTCACGAACACGATGGGACACCTCGATGCTGTAGTTGTGAACGAATGGAG CCAATCGACACAAGATATCTAGTGCTTGATGACGGTAGAAAATTGTGCCTGGAATGCCTGGATTCTTCAATAATGGACACCCACGAATGCCAACCTCTTTATCTTGAAATACAAGAATTTTATGAAGGTTTGAACATGAAAGTGGAGCAACAAGTTCCGATGTTATTGGTTGAGAGGCAAGCGCTCAATGAAGCCATGGAAGGCGAGAAAAAG GGTCATCATCACTTGCCCGAGACAAGAGGACTATGTTTGTCAGAAGAACAAGTTGTCAGCACT ATATCGAAGCGGCCAAAGATTGGGGGTTACAAGATCATAGACATGTTTACAGAACCATATAGGTTAACTCGTAGATGTGAAGTAACTGCTATCCTCGTTTTGTATGGACTCCCTAG ACTCTTGACTGGATCAATCCTCGCTCACGAGATGATGCATGCATGGCTGCGACTCAAAG GATTCCAAAATCTGACACCTGATATTGAGGAAGGAATCTGTCAAGTCTTGGCTCATATGTGGTTGGACTCTGAAATCTTGGCTGGTTCTGGCTCTGGTTCTTCAGGTAGTGCTAGTACTAGCACGAGTACTAGTACTGCTTCAAGTTCATCGTCTTTATCAACAAGTTTGGCGTCGACGTCTTCATCTGATACAATGTCTTCGAAGAAGGGAAAACGTTCCCAATTCGAGAGGAAACTTGGTGAATTTTTCAAACATCAAATTGAAGCAGATACATCAGAAGCTTATGGAGATGGATTTAGATCAGGCAACCAGGCTGTTCTTAAATATGGTCTCAGACGAACACTGGATCACATTCAGTTGACCGCGAGTTTCCCCCTGTGA